The following proteins are co-located in the Desulfonauticus submarinus genome:
- the pheA gene encoding prephenate dehydratase — protein sequence MKNRVMETLEEIRQKLNIIDTKLVELLNQRAELSLKVGKIKANSDDIVFKPFREREILKNLLKQNIGPLPKEHLLAIYREILSSSRRLQRPQVVLFLGPEGTFSHLAGLEYLGQSLDYLPKRNIEEIFKGVVDGEAELGIVPLENSLQGSVGQSLDFFMRYDVFIHAEFYYRVSHSLLSKAKKMETITKVLSHPQALEQCSTWLKLNLPDAELVPMPSTAQAAQKVCQNENLAAIGNRKLANLFDLNILAARIEDLPDNWTRFLIIASSPSEKEGKEKTSIVFTLPDKPGALFEVLQIFARERINLKKLESRPLRGEKWKYVFFADVECDLTSNEYKNLIYDLGIMCHTLKVLGSYPSGEYLDARV from the coding sequence ATTCGCCAAAAATTAAATATTATAGACACTAAGTTAGTGGAATTACTTAATCAGAGGGCAGAACTTAGTTTAAAGGTGGGTAAAATAAAAGCTAATTCTGATGATATTGTTTTTAAACCATTTAGAGAACGAGAAATTTTAAAAAATCTTCTTAAGCAAAATATAGGTCCCCTTCCTAAAGAACACCTTTTAGCTATTTATAGAGAGATTTTGTCTTCTTCTAGACGTTTACAACGTCCTCAGGTTGTTTTGTTTCTTGGCCCAGAAGGAACATTTTCTCATCTAGCTGGTTTAGAATATTTGGGACAGAGTTTAGATTATTTACCTAAAAGGAATATTGAAGAAATTTTTAAGGGTGTTGTGGATGGAGAAGCAGAATTGGGAATTGTTCCGTTAGAAAATTCTTTACAAGGAAGTGTTGGACAAAGTTTAGATTTTTTTATGCGTTATGATGTTTTTATTCATGCAGAATTTTATTATCGGGTCAGTCATAGTTTGCTTTCTAAAGCAAAAAAGATGGAAACTATTACAAAGGTGCTTTCTCATCCTCAAGCTCTTGAACAGTGTAGTACGTGGCTAAAGCTTAATCTCCCAGATGCTGAGTTAGTGCCTATGCCTAGTACTGCTCAGGCTGCTCAAAAGGTATGTCAAAACGAGAATTTGGCTGCTATTGGTAATAGGAAATTAGCTAATTTGTTTGATCTTAATATCTTAGCTGCTCGAATAGAAGATCTTCCAGATAATTGGACAAGATTTTTGATTATAGCGTCCTCTCCTTCAGAAAAAGAGGGAAAAGAAAAGACTTCTATTGTTTTTACTTTGCCAGATAAGCCAGGTGCTCTTTTTGAGGTATTACAAATTTTTGCTAGAGAACGCATTAATTTAAAAAAATTAGAGTCTAGGCCTTTAAGAGGTGAAAAGTGGAAATATGTTTTTTTCGCAGATGTAGAGTGTGATTTAACCAGCAATGAATATAAAAATTTAATATATGATTTAGGTATAATGTGCCATACTTTAAAAGTATTGGGTAGTTATCCTAGTGGAGAATATTTGGATGCAAGAGTATAA
- the aroA gene encoding 3-phosphoshikimate 1-carboxyvinyltransferase — MQEYNSDKILTIEAPPSKSISHRALLCAALADGESCLDNVLQSEDILRTRECLLSLGVKIETKGSLLLVKGRGKKFNFSNKICLYGGESGTTFRLITGLLCGARGKFEFVPAGRMGERPIDGLEKAVKNTGTTFTYLKKAKCPPFILDSVGLNGGCLQVSLEQSSQYLSGLILGAVLAKREITIEVIGKKAVSWPYVGLTLEVLENFGGKFKVQVFENNKWLNKDFREIKAVIPGKIRFIVFPKTLKSTCFKVEGDFSNASYLLGAGVLGRKPIYVQGLNLKSLQGDRAILDILKNMGAKLEIKKEGVVAYPSFLTGIEVDMGLCPDLVPTVAVLASLAKGKTVIKNVAHLRIKESDRLEAMAKEISKTGTKTYIEADKLEIVPQEHLRKKCYFHSYNDHRVAMSLSLYRFKGIEVILDNPDCVAKSFPNFFSIINEILAYA; from the coding sequence ATGCAAGAGTATAATTCAGATAAAATATTAACTATAGAAGCTCCTCCTTCTAAATCTATTTCGCATAGAGCGCTTCTTTGTGCAGCTTTAGCAGATGGAGAATCTTGTTTAGATAATGTGTTGCAAAGTGAAGATATTTTAAGGACAAGAGAGTGTTTATTATCGTTAGGGGTTAAAATAGAAACAAAAGGTTCTTTATTGTTGGTAAAGGGTAGAGGGAAAAAGTTTAATTTTTCAAATAAGATATGTCTTTATGGTGGAGAGTCAGGAACGACCTTTCGGTTGATTACAGGTTTGCTTTGTGGTGCTAGAGGAAAGTTTGAATTTGTCCCAGCAGGAAGAATGGGAGAACGACCTATAGATGGTTTAGAAAAGGCAGTAAAAAATACTGGGACAACTTTTACTTATTTAAAGAAGGCCAAGTGCCCTCCTTTTATATTAGATTCGGTGGGGTTAAATGGTGGATGCTTACAAGTCTCTTTAGAACAATCTAGTCAATATTTATCTGGGTTAATTTTAGGTGCTGTTTTAGCAAAGAGAGAGATTACTATTGAGGTGATAGGTAAAAAGGCTGTGTCTTGGCCTTATGTTGGTTTGACTTTAGAGGTGTTAGAAAATTTTGGCGGTAAATTTAAGGTTCAGGTTTTTGAAAATAATAAATGGCTAAATAAAGATTTTAGAGAAATTAAAGCTGTTATACCCGGTAAAATAAGATTTATTGTTTTCCCAAAGACGTTGAAATCGACTTGTTTTAAGGTAGAAGGAGATTTTAGCAATGCTTCTTATCTTTTAGGTGCAGGAGTTTTAGGTAGAAAGCCTATTTATGTCCAAGGACTTAATTTAAAGTCTCTTCAAGGGGATAGGGCTATTTTAGATATTTTAAAGAATATGGGAGCTAAATTAGAGATTAAAAAAGAAGGGGTAGTGGCATATCCTTCTTTTTTAACGGGAATAGAGGTGGATATGGGATTGTGTCCTGACCTTGTTCCAACAGTAGCTGTGTTGGCTTCTTTGGCAAAAGGAAAAACAGTTATTAAAAATGTTGCTCATTTGAGGATTAAAGAAAGCGATAGATTAGAAGCTATGGCAAAAGAAATAAGTAAAACAGGGACAAAAACATACATAGAGGCGGATAAATTAGAGATTGTGCCTCAAGAACATTTAAGAAAAAAGTGTTATTTTCATTCTTACAATGATCATAGAGTGGCTATGAGCTTAAGTTTATATCGTTTTAAAGGAATAGAAGTGATTTTGGATAATCCAGATTGTGTGGCTAAATCTTTTCCTAATTTTTTCTCTATAATAAACGAGATATTAGCCTATGCTTAA